ACCACGCGCTGCGCCAGCCGTACGGCCTCGCGGACGTTGTGCGTCACGAAGAGGACGGAAAGGCTCGTCTCTGCCCAGATGCGGGTCAGCTCGTTGTGCAGCACGTCGCGGGTGATGGCGTCCAGCGCCGCGAACGGCTCGTCCATCAGCAGCAGCCGGCTGTCCTGGGCCAGCGCCCGGGCGAGCGCCACGCGCTGGCGCATGCCGCCCGACAGCTCGTGGACGCGCTTGCCGTACGCGCCGCCGAGGCGGACCAGCTCCAGCAGCCGCTCCGCCTCCGGACGGCGCTCGGCCTTGGCCACCCCGCGCAGCCGCAGGGCGAGTTCGATGTTCTTGCCCGCGGTGAGCCACGGGAAGAGGGCGTGCTCCTGGAACATCAGGGCGGGCCGTCCGCCGGGGGTCTCGATCGACCCCGCGGACGGCGCGTCCAGCCCCGCGACCAGGTTGAGCAGGGTGGACTTACCGCACCCCGAGGCCCCCAGGATGGTGACGAACTCGCCGGGCGCGACATCGA
This is a stretch of genomic DNA from Streptomyces sp. NBC_00536. It encodes these proteins:
- a CDS encoding ABC transporter ATP-binding protein, encoding MATTLAKAAEDTAATTPATHAARIEHVSKSFSGPAGSQLVLDDISLDVAPGEFVTILGASGCGKSTLLNLVAGLDAPSAGSIETPGGRPALMFQEHALFPWLTAGKNIELALRLRGVAKAERRPEAERLLELVRLGGAYGKRVHELSGGMRQRVALARALAQDSRLLLMDEPFAALDAITRDVLHNELTRIWAETSLSVLFVTHNVREAVRLAQRVVLLSSRPGRVAKEWTVGIPQPRRIEDPDVAELSVEITEHLRGEIRRHGQH